A stretch of Shinella zoogloeoides DNA encodes these proteins:
- a CDS encoding L,D-transpeptidase family protein: MRLKLLAALSLLAVAAAGCTNETLDTFDKVDVDITKVSSKTGYQLSPAVLSKLSRMNIDRSSPIMLRILKEEGRLEVWKADRANRFQLVRNYKICAWSGKLGPKTKEGDRQAPEGFYPLSRGQMNPNSSYYLAINTGFPNTYDRANKASGTNLMIHGACSSSGCYSMTDEQMVEIFAFARDAFDGGQKAVQLQAFPFRMTAENMARHRDNPNIEFWKMLKVGWDHFEITKRPPEVNVCEGKYVFNQQADKPFSPAGACPAMTTPSSLDVALSSYNKTYATAYSKAMSKYQGTVWVEPSEAQRKALVADQRKGRELAYAPTGNSLDAGKLLTEREIEAQKQKAEEAEKRKIEAEERARQAVEQAKIDAEQAKVKEAENLAADVAAEKVEKQARGAGALPVPEENPGMQTVEVPEKKPFWKLWTAKEEAPAKAAPVETVTQQAEEAKQDAGTQPRKEARNPAAGTVEKPAENAVVTPVPEENPTVAVVEQTPKKPFWKFWQK, translated from the coding sequence ATGCGCCTGAAACTTCTTGCCGCTCTATCGCTTCTTGCCGTGGCCGCCGCAGGCTGCACGAACGAGACGCTCGACACGTTCGACAAGGTCGATGTCGATATCACCAAGGTATCGAGCAAGACCGGCTATCAGCTTTCGCCGGCCGTGCTGAGCAAGCTCTCCAGGATGAACATCGACCGGTCGTCGCCGATCATGCTGCGCATCCTGAAGGAAGAAGGCCGGCTGGAAGTGTGGAAGGCCGACCGCGCGAACCGCTTCCAGCTCGTGCGCAACTACAAGATCTGCGCCTGGTCCGGCAAGCTCGGCCCGAAGACGAAGGAAGGCGACCGCCAGGCGCCGGAGGGCTTCTACCCGCTCTCGCGCGGGCAGATGAACCCGAATTCGAGCTATTATCTCGCGATCAACACCGGCTTCCCGAATACCTACGACCGCGCCAACAAGGCGAGCGGCACCAATCTGATGATCCACGGTGCCTGTTCCTCGTCGGGCTGCTATTCGATGACCGACGAGCAGATGGTGGAGATCTTCGCCTTCGCGCGCGACGCCTTCGACGGCGGCCAGAAGGCGGTCCAGTTGCAGGCGTTTCCTTTCCGCATGACCGCGGAGAACATGGCGCGCCACCGCGACAATCCGAACATCGAATTCTGGAAGATGCTGAAGGTCGGCTGGGATCATTTCGAGATCACCAAGCGCCCGCCGGAGGTGAATGTCTGCGAGGGCAAGTATGTCTTCAACCAGCAGGCCGACAAGCCGTTCTCGCCGGCCGGCGCCTGCCCCGCGATGACGACGCCGTCGTCGCTGGACGTCGCGCTTTCGAGCTATAACAAGACCTATGCCACGGCCTATTCCAAGGCGATGAGCAAGTATCAGGGCACCGTCTGGGTGGAGCCGTCTGAAGCCCAGCGCAAGGCCCTCGTCGCCGACCAGCGCAAGGGCCGGGAACTGGCCTATGCGCCGACGGGCAACTCCCTTGATGCCGGCAAGCTGCTGACGGAACGCGAAATCGAGGCGCAGAAGCAGAAGGCCGAAGAAGCCGAGAAGCGGAAGATCGAGGCCGAGGAACGCGCCAGGCAGGCGGTCGAGCAGGCCAAGATCGATGCCGAGCAGGCGAAGGTCAAGGAAGCCGAAAACCTTGCGGCCGACGTCGCCGCAGAGAAGGTGGAAAAGCAGGCGCGGGGTGCGGGCGCTCTGCCGGTGCCGGAGGAAAATCCCGGCATGCAGACCGTCGAGGTGCCCGAAAAGAAGCCCTTCTGGAAGCTGTGGACGGCCAAGGAAGAAGCGCCGGCCAAGGCCGCACCTGTCGAAACCGTGACGCAGCAGGCGGAAGAGGCGAAGCAGGATGCCGGGACGCAGCCGCGTAAGGAAGCGCGGAACCCGGCGGCCGGGACGGTGGAGAAGCCG